ACTGACAGTATCATAGTAACACAAAGCAGCAGGAATACCAATATATCTTTTGTCACCTTTTCCAGAGATTTATTTACGCAAACACATTCGTACTGCATATGCACACATCCTTGACATTCCCGTTCTACAcactaaaggcggcgtcacactaccacttttccgtcttctttttcagtcaattttctgacgactgtcaacttttgcagacggtggccgtcacacacaagcttgcttctgcctttgccgcgcttgtcggtTGTAAACAAATATGGcccctcattcaccccagcaagccgcggcttttttgcaccttagaATGTAATCAGCtattctgtgatcccaaaggcaacggtgacctctaatgctctctatgagaaattcttcagagtgttttgtccactgacaGGTAACataactgctcatcttggccaacTACTTGGAAGTTACtttggaaataataaaaaacgtcgcacattcgcactccccaggaaatgtacatacatacacaaacaactgaggaacttttcattgctaggctagaagaaaaaaatatgcatacaaatatatattcatcaacttaCTTTAAATTTCTTCtatcatgataatagcattcttccgtttaacaaaaaaatatttgattagaaaccatagctCTTATTTTGAcaaaaaattggcgctagacgaaaacgatgcgttccgtctgactcaagacgacagaaagagttgacagaagagtaaaaaatcgacggaaatcgcctgagacgacggaaaaagtgctagtgtgacgccgccttaataTTAATTCAGGTTTGTATTTGGCCTTGTGTTTGAAAAAGTTCCTTGTAAAGTCTAGCGTGTGATGATCTAGCAGCTTGCGTGCCTATGCGTACGTCACCCATTGACTCATGTCATCACCACTTTATCATGTCACTACTCAGCATGTAATATTCACACCAATACATCACTAACATTTCTCCCACATCTTTATCAACACTTTCACCACCGTTGCCGCACCACGAATAGTGCAAACACCTCTGCAATCCCATGAACACACTATATTCACCACTGCGCACCATTACACATCTGTATTTATTTGCGGTAGTCTCTTGGTCTCCCACCCCAGTCTTGGCATTTCTCTCACACCATCccaattcctaaaaaaaaactggacGCCTTACGGAAACCAGTGCGTTTtgtcctattgcgctcacgagctgtctatgtaaggtcatgaaacgtatggtaaagcgaaggctacttttttgttttagaagcgaagggtctgttaggtgatcagcagtcgggttttcggaagtaccgaagcacgatggatcacctaacacacctggaggattgcatttcagaggcttttgccaaaaaagaattcatgataggggTTTCTggacatccacaaagccttcgacatgacatggcgacacggtatcctcatgaaactctacgctcatggcttcagaggtaacttgcccatttttgtttataattttcttcaggacagaacattctctgtcaagcttcctggtaacgtaatctcggacgttttcgtccaggagaacggggtgccgcagggtagtgttcttagtcccattttattttgtataatgattaatgatattctgtcaacaactcccgtccccaggaatcttaaatactcattgtacgccgacgattgtgcgttatggcactcctcgcctaacgcacaattctcggcgggcggattcaggatggtcttgattccgtccagcattgggcctcactatggggatttaagttttcagttgctaagtgtatcggtgttgttttcactagacgtaacgtacctgatttgcaaataactcttcaaggccaaccgataccgtttcaaaattcagtcaagttcttgggtctgcattttgatagcagactcaattggaagactcatgttaatgaattgctcattcgttgtcgtaaaagatcaatgtcctcaaatacctttctggtacttcatggggagcagacagaaaatctttattaatggtgtacaagtccttaattcgttctcatttagactatggctcactggtgtatgggtctgcgtcggaaccaacactgaggagattggatgtactgcagaatgaatgtgtgcgaatgtgtcttggagccctgcgctgcactcgtgtggcgcggatggaggttgaggccaaTACACCACCCTTACATTCGTCGCGACGCCCTGCTTTTATCCTTTGGGATAAAAGCGGCTCGGAAAGCTCCCTCGGTAACAacagcaaacaagattatatggcagcaccaccacctccacaatgcaGCTTGTCGTCCAGTCGCGACGCGTCTGAACGCTCTGCCAGCAAAcgggcgtgagactggacgaCACAGACCACCTGgtgctgcccacccttccccatggaaacttcccaccaccaccttcaacatcaactggcttcagggaagaaggctgtggttaccgaggtggagctccaccacttccgagccctcgtcgctggcctccTTCCATTTCTACATCTTTACACCGACAGCTCCAAGACAgatgaatgtgtgggtgcaagagtgtggtcgtgtgaatgtaccctcaggttccgactgcctacccatacatcggtgTTTTCTGCCGaaatttttgctgttgataaggCCATAGACtatgctttaaattcacctcataattcaaataaatttttttcgGACTCTAATGTCAGCCCTTCATGCAATAGAGTCCagccgcacggatacaaatgaaatccagggcaacatcattaataagttgAATTCATGTcgtaaatccttctcactgctttgggtgcctggacattccagtatacgcgggaatgaacaggctgacatgttagctcggtctgctgcagagctcgagggagcgtggaacctccgtcgggatctgcaatcatgtctctcagttgttaaatcatcagcaaaactcttGTGGCAGAGACACTGGGACGAcaaccacctccacaccaccaaacccaccCTGGGtgagtgggcctcctccaatcgccccagAAGGCgagaggaggtggtcctcgcacgcctcaggatgggctgcacccttcccacccacatgctcccctacatcgCCAACACCTTTCCACCAGTGTTCCACATGTAATACCACCCTATCTGTCGAGCAAAATAACCCCGATTTAAATAGCTCACCCACCCATCACTTTAATGCAATTCATATTTTGGGCTCTGGACATGTGCAGCATGTTTCCCCGAGCCTTTAACAAGTCTTGCTGTGCCTTTTAAAGTAATTGACATCCATTAATGCCTAGATATGCAGACGTTTGTACTTAAGGTGGAACAGTATTCCGTAGTACTCAAAGTGAAATAGTACAGTAAAGGATGGTGGAAACGCCAGGTAAAGggaagttgttgtttttatttaataggCAATCCAGTTTCCACGCACATTCGTATTTACCGACTTCTCATTGGTAACCCCCATGGACGTAGGCGGTGTTTGTAACCGTGTGGTGGTTTGTAACTGCCTCCACCGAAGTCCTGATGACAGTCCTCACTAAAGGAGATGTCACTTCCACGCTtacgaggaaaagagaaggaacattACTTCAAACACCTCAATCTCATTTTGGCACGCTTATAGGGGTGGGGGGGGGAAGAACATTTCAAACACCTTAATCTCATCTTGGAACAGAATTAATGACAAAGTTCTTGAACACTTACGTTTCAGTGACGCGTAATGTGAAGGGGACATGCGTTATGTCGTAAGAGGTGTGGGTCAATGTCACACGGCTCACCGACGTCCTCACGACAACCCTGAAGTCAGACTTGGTGTCAGTGACGGTGACATATGCAGGATGAACAATGACAGACGTGGTGAGGGAGAGGCCGTGGTTCACTGGTGTGGCCACAATCTGAAACAAACAAGGCCACCATAAACATACGGATTATTAGTCAACCTACGGAACAGATGGAATAATTCATATAACTAAGCCATGCACAAGGAACAAAAGCACACCATGACAATGACTAATGCACAACACTAcacgaaataaaacaatgattgGTTATAGCTTTAAGTAATTAATCCTACACTGAAGATTTTAAACTGAAGGTGAACTTACGACTGTAGTCGCTCTGGTCGCGGTGACGATAGAGAACTGCGTCCTGGTGACTGCCACGCTGTGCAAGATCAGGTCAGTCAGGGTCTCAAAAGCGTCAACGGTAACAGTTCTGGTGACCGTGGGCGTTGCTTCTTCCTGAATGACACGAGATTGAAACCCTAACCCAACGGCCTGAAAGCCGCCCGCCTGAGCACCACCTTGCTGGAAACTGACACCGGATGGACCAGCCTGACCAAACACCTGTCCGCCAACGAAGGAGCCGCCCTGACTACCGATGAACGTTGGCCCTTGCTGTGACGGCAGAGGGATGACGCCTCCTTGATCGCCGATAAAGACCGGCCCTTGCTGTGACGGTAGAGGGATCGCGCCTCCCTGACCGGTGAACactggaggtggagaaggagcaggGAGGACAGCTGGACCGCCCACGAAAACCGGACCTTGAGAGGAGACACTTTGTCCGGTTTGAGCTGGTAAACTGAAGGTTTGCAGCGTGTTAAATCCCTGAAGAACTTGACCGCCAGCACCAGCAGACACATCACGGGATACACCGGAGAAACTATTGTCGTTATTCAGGCCACCAGGAAGGAAGTTCACACCGAACTGACCAGAGGATGGTGAACCGCCAACTTGATTCGAACCGGAAGTGAACACAGAATCACTGCCACTTCCCAGCGGTAGGCCGAAGAAGTTATCTTGGGAAACGGGATTATATTGGGAgacctggaaaaaagaaatgttatcaAGACTAGAACACTAGCGAGAATATAGTAAACAGTAAGGTACCATTTCGAAAAATGTAAGCAAGCAAAACTAAAACCTTTAATTCTGTACTTAGAACTTTATACTTACACCTTGAGCCACAACAGCATGCAAGAGTGCCAGCCCTAAGACAACCGGCCTGGACACCATCTGGGTATGAAGCAAATAATAGTATTACAGCGTCTTACAAGCATTCCTATTACAAAGGACTTAAACATCTGTTACGTGTCAGTCATTAACAAATACAAGATCATACCACTCGTACACTAATATAGAAGCATACATCACAAACACGTCAATAACAGGTACTCAAATCCCTCCATTTCGTGTTACATGGACTATAACCTCAGTAATACCAGGCCACATACAAGACTCATTGAACAAATCACGGACACTCACCTTCATCCCTTGTGTGGCAAGCAAGTTCACAGAAATTTAGACTCCTTGGTGGAAGGTCTGGGTTAGGAGTGGCGTTGGTTCAGCCGCTTGCCCTTTCTTCACCTCCCTTgatccccccctcccctctcctatccttcattttctctccctcttcccttgttTCTTACCGTAATTCTCTCGTTCACATTTTCTGTGGCTCCTTCTTGTTCCCTTGTTtgacttattcttccttctttcgatTTTCCGTAGTGATGATGGCACAAGAATAAGGAAATCTAACATCACCTAAAATGTGCATTCAATAATTAGATGTTACGTGACTGAAAATTTGTAAACACCATCAATACAGGTACCAACGAGGCCGACAATTAAGGAATGTTGCACTTCCCTGTCGcactaagatatatatatatatatatatatatatatatatatatatatatatatatatatatatatatatatatatatatatatatatatatatatatatatatatatatatatatatatatatatatatatatatatatatatatatatatatatatatatatatatatatatatatatatatatatatatatatatatatatatatatatatatatatatatatatatatatatatatatatatatatatatatatatatatatatatatatatatatatatatatatat
This genomic interval from Portunus trituberculatus isolate SZX2019 chromosome 35, ASM1759143v1, whole genome shotgun sequence contains the following:
- the LOC123513310 gene encoding uncharacterized protein LOC123513310, whose product is MKMVSRPVVLGLALLHAVVAQGVSQYNPVSQDNFFGLPLGSGSDSVFTSGSNQVGGSPSSGQFGVNFLPGGLNNDNSFSGVSRDVSAGAGGQVLQGFNTLQTFSLPAQTGQSVSSQGPVFVGGPAVLPAPSPPPVFTGQGGAIPLPSQQGPVFIGDQGGVIPLPSQQGPTFIGSQGGSFVGGQVFGQAGPSGVSFQQGGAQAGGFQAVGLGFQSRVIQEEATPTVTRTVTVDAFETLTDLILHSVAVTRTQFSIVTATRATTVIVATPVNHGLSLTTSVIVHPAYVTVTDTKSDFRVVVRTSVSRVTLTHTSYDITHVPFTLRVTETVEVTSPLVRTVIRTSVEAVTNHHTVTNTAYVHGGYQ